In Desulfovibrio psychrotolerans, a single window of DNA contains:
- the terL gene encoding phage terminase large subunit — protein sequence MGSKQRTKSEMDRLLAERELRRLKTEQARRNMLAFCSQIMPEFINSEFSRQTCDALDEFLEDVLAGLRPVLVFQAPPQHGKSQLVSRLFPPYAFGINPKFRIAACSYAADLARDMNRDVQRIMLDEAYTAIFPDAALNTKRVVTVEGQALRNSDRFDIVGTRGYYVCAGVGGPLTGKSVDIGIIDDPIKNEEEARSSVVKKSIAAWYRTVFLTRLSKFSGQIIMATSWATDDLAATVLKTNSRAKHLKFPAINADGEALVPELHPIEKLLETKAQLAPAQWSALYQQSPIQEGGNIFQEEWIQRWDSSVLPPYWDEIIQSWDMTFKDTDGADYVVGQVWGRHRANYYLLDQVRKRMGFTASKAAVLAMCAKYPDTTAVLIEDKANGPAVLDALRDDVPGLLPVLPDGSKVARAYAVTPLWAGGNVWIPGDDAYWTRDFVEELIAFPAGAHDDQVDSMTQALRYLRSHGLSVWDALAEG from the coding sequence GATCATGCCGGAGTTCATTAATAGCGAATTTTCGCGGCAGACCTGTGATGCCCTAGACGAATTTCTGGAGGACGTGCTGGCCGGGCTGCGTCCAGTTCTGGTGTTTCAGGCCCCACCCCAGCACGGCAAGAGCCAGCTGGTCTCCCGGTTGTTTCCTCCGTACGCTTTCGGCATCAACCCGAAGTTCCGCATAGCGGCGTGCTCCTATGCCGCAGACCTGGCTCGCGACATGAACCGCGATGTGCAGCGCATCATGCTGGACGAAGCCTACACCGCCATATTTCCGGATGCCGCGTTGAACACCAAGCGCGTGGTCACGGTGGAGGGGCAGGCGCTTCGCAACTCGGACCGCTTTGATATCGTGGGCACGCGCGGGTATTACGTATGCGCCGGTGTGGGCGGCCCGCTCACGGGCAAAAGCGTGGACATAGGCATCATCGACGACCCGATCAAAAACGAAGAGGAAGCACGCAGCTCCGTTGTCAAAAAATCCATTGCCGCATGGTACCGCACAGTTTTCTTGACGCGCCTGTCCAAATTTTCCGGTCAGATCATCATGGCTACCAGTTGGGCTACCGACGATCTGGCCGCAACGGTGCTCAAGACAAATTCCCGCGCCAAGCATCTCAAATTTCCTGCCATTAACGCCGATGGCGAAGCGCTGGTGCCGGAGCTGCACCCCATTGAAAAATTGTTGGAGACCAAGGCGCAGCTCGCCCCGGCCCAGTGGAGCGCCCTGTATCAGCAGAGTCCTATACAGGAAGGAGGCAACATCTTCCAGGAAGAGTGGATACAGCGCTGGGATTCCTCCGTGCTGCCTCCGTACTGGGATGAGATAATTCAGTCCTGGGACATGACATTCAAGGATACGGACGGCGCGGACTATGTTGTCGGGCAGGTATGGGGCCGCCACCGCGCCAACTACTACCTCTTAGATCAGGTGCGCAAGCGTATGGGGTTTACGGCCTCCAAGGCGGCCGTGCTTGCCATGTGCGCCAAGTATCCGGATACCACGGCCGTGCTCATTGAAGACAAGGCCAACGGTCCTGCGGTGCTGGACGCCCTGCGGGACGATGTGCCCGGCCTGCTGCCTGTGCTGCCGGACGGTTCCAAGGTGGCCCGCGCCTATGCGGTGACGCCATTGTGGGCCGGGGGCAATGTGTGGATACCGGGCGATGATGCGTACTGGACACGTGACTTTGTTGAAGAACTCATCGCTTTTCCGGCCGGGGCGCATGACGACCAGGTGGACAGCATGACACAGGCGCTGCGCTATCTGCGATCGCATGGGCTTTCCGTGTGGGATGCGCTGGCCGAGGGGTAA
- a CDS encoding DUF1073 domain-containing protein has product MGRRKDHKPGGKHWKDGFDSFSANLGLQQDNLLARSGYKPGSYISRQPQVLEDMYRTSWIVGRMVEVVAEDMVRGGVDIQSADMEASEIDALHRLLRITGVPGRLADAIKWGRLYGGGLAVILIDGHDLATPLVMDDIAEGSFRGLYVLDRNQVVPSQETVTEIGGMLGYPESYRINTQASLGGTDIHYSRCIRFIGVDLPWQQRQGEQQWGGSVVERAYDRILALDSATHGSANLLYKSFLRVIGVKNLRELLASGGKREQALTKMFTMIRQFQSNEGITLLDAEDTFQTHGWTFAGVYDALQAFAEQISGATGIPLVRLLGQSPKGFSTGESDLRIYYDTIATQQEDDLRPALTLLFSVAARSLWGKPLPESFTFDFRSLYLPTEGEKSQIATADAQSVAALHSSGLIPAHMALAELRDAGRVTGRWTSITDEDIDAAREIATAPPLPEGIEPADSAVFADPADVGEGTPNAAGI; this is encoded by the coding sequence ATGGGCAGACGTAAAGATCACAAGCCCGGTGGTAAACACTGGAAGGATGGATTTGACAGCTTCAGCGCCAATCTTGGTCTGCAGCAGGACAACCTGTTGGCCAGGAGCGGCTATAAGCCGGGTAGCTACATCAGCCGCCAACCGCAGGTTCTGGAGGACATGTACCGCACGTCCTGGATAGTGGGCCGCATGGTGGAAGTAGTGGCCGAGGATATGGTACGCGGGGGTGTGGACATACAATCGGCAGATATGGAGGCTTCGGAGATTGACGCACTGCACCGGCTGCTCCGCATCACCGGAGTGCCGGGCAGGCTTGCCGACGCCATAAAGTGGGGGCGGCTCTACGGCGGCGGATTGGCCGTGATCCTGATCGACGGACACGACCTTGCCACGCCGCTTGTCATGGACGACATCGCCGAAGGCAGTTTCCGGGGGCTGTATGTATTGGACCGCAATCAGGTTGTTCCCTCGCAGGAAACCGTTACGGAAATTGGCGGCATGCTGGGATACCCCGAAAGCTACCGCATAAACACCCAAGCGTCGCTCGGTGGCACGGATATTCATTACAGCCGCTGCATCCGGTTCATTGGCGTGGACCTGCCCTGGCAGCAGCGCCAGGGCGAGCAGCAATGGGGTGGCAGTGTCGTAGAGCGGGCCTATGACCGGATACTGGCACTGGATAGCGCCACACACGGCAGCGCGAACCTGCTGTACAAATCGTTCCTGCGGGTCATAGGTGTGAAGAACCTGCGCGAACTGCTGGCGTCCGGGGGCAAGCGCGAGCAGGCGTTGACGAAAATGTTTACCATGATCCGGCAGTTCCAGAGCAATGAAGGAATCACCCTGCTGGATGCAGAAGACACGTTCCAGACTCACGGCTGGACCTTTGCCGGGGTATACGACGCCCTGCAGGCGTTTGCCGAGCAGATATCCGGTGCCACCGGCATTCCTCTGGTTCGTCTGCTGGGGCAGAGTCCCAAGGGCTTCAGCACCGGCGAGTCGGACCTGCGCATTTATTATGATACCATAGCCACCCAGCAGGAGGACGACCTGCGCCCCGCCCTGACCCTGCTTTTCAGCGTGGCTGCCCGTTCGTTGTGGGGCAAGCCGCTGCCGGAGAGCTTTACCTTTGACTTCCGCAGCCTCTACCTGCCCACGGAGGGTGAAAAGAGCCAGATAGCTACTGCGGACGCGCAAAGCGTTGCCGCGCTGCACTCCTCCGGGCTTATTCCCGCGCACATGGCTCTGGCCGAGCTGCGGGACGCCGGGCGCGTGACGGGCAGGTGGACGAGCATTACTGATGAAGATATCGACGCGGCACGCGAAATAGCCACCGCCCCGCCCCTGCCTGAAGGCATTGAACCTGCCGATTCCGCCGTTTTCGCTGACCCCGCTGATGTCGGAGAGGGTACCCCTAATGCCGCCGGAATCTGA
- a CDS encoding phage head morphogenesis protein, whose translation MPPESDRPDKGQPWPHPWTFADVAKNNAEQGMFRPSRAAERAYERQLRGVASQIKNALADPKTAADKLRRYARALEPWARQSAANMMSGAVRKNEQAWRSTARRMGLDMRIFMSTDVGHVVQQRIADNMALINSMVVEAADRVGALVQESMITGTRAEALADKIAQIGNVSVKRARVIAATEVSKASTALTQARAASVGSEGYIWRTARDGDTRDSHRAMEGKFVRWDSPPTLDRMTGHAGEFPNCRCYPEPVIANDAGKTFRAPLPTAVQEEAAGTHVLRSHWEKLPTSPVVPHMQGEALVGADAAMFDLRKASAYVLSPDSHIGKHKARMFQAALGFGPEHAEELQRQVMGLLPMLPASRKPDGVDSYGERFEVEVPVTGANGKTVAVKTSWIYDQVANARRLTPRLITMRVSGKKP comes from the coding sequence ATGCCGCCGGAATCTGATCGCCCGGATAAGGGGCAACCGTGGCCCCATCCCTGGACGTTTGCGGACGTTGCCAAAAACAACGCCGAACAGGGCATGTTCCGCCCTTCCCGCGCAGCGGAGCGTGCCTATGAGCGCCAGCTGCGCGGCGTTGCCTCCCAAATCAAAAACGCGCTGGCCGATCCGAAAACCGCCGCCGACAAGCTACGCCGCTATGCCCGCGCGCTGGAACCTTGGGCGCGCCAGTCCGCCGCCAATATGATGTCTGGCGCTGTGCGCAAGAATGAGCAGGCATGGCGCAGCACCGCACGGCGCATGGGGCTGGACATGCGTATCTTCATGTCCACGGATGTGGGGCATGTGGTGCAGCAACGTATTGCCGACAATATGGCGCTGATAAACAGCATGGTGGTGGAGGCCGCCGACAGGGTGGGCGCACTGGTGCAGGAATCCATGATCACGGGGACGCGGGCGGAGGCACTGGCCGACAAGATTGCCCAAATAGGCAACGTGAGCGTCAAGCGGGCAAGGGTTATCGCAGCGACAGAGGTGAGCAAGGCCAGCACGGCGCTCACTCAGGCCCGCGCAGCCAGCGTGGGCAGTGAGGGGTATATCTGGCGTACAGCACGGGACGGCGATACCAGAGACAGCCACCGGGCCATGGAAGGCAAGTTCGTGCGCTGGGACAGCCCGCCCACGCTGGACCGGATGACGGGTCATGCCGGAGAGTTTCCCAACTGCCGGTGTTATCCTGAACCGGTGATCGCCAACGATGCAGGCAAGACCTTCCGGGCACCGCTGCCCACGGCGGTACAGGAGGAAGCAGCAGGAACCCACGTGCTGCGCAGCCATTGGGAAAAGCTGCCCACAAGTCCTGTGGTGCCGCATATGCAGGGCGAGGCGCTGGTGGGTGCGGACGCGGCGATGTTCGACCTGCGCAAGGCGAGCGCTTACGTGCTGTCGCCCGACAGCCACATCGGCAAGCATAAGGCACGTATGTTTCAGGCGGCGCTGGGATTCGGCCCGGAACACGCCGAGGAGCTGCAGCGCCAGGTCATGGGGTTGCTGCCCATGCTACCCGCCAGCCGCAAACCAGATGGCGTGGACAGTTACGGCGAACGCTTCGAGGTCGAGGTACCTGTTACCGGAGCCAACGGCAAAACAGTTGCCGTAAAGACATCATGGATATATGATCAGGTCGCCAATGCACGCAGGCTCACCCCCAGGCTGATTACCATGCGTGTGAGCGGGAAAAAACCATGA
- a CDS encoding DUF4926 domain-containing protein yields the protein MSYAELDTIRTSGPLTVTDDGTTHHIPAGTEGTVVYVHDRAAAYEVEFVLAPGSYGPNDEILDYPVECLATLTPDQITERAPDA from the coding sequence ATGAGCTATGCAGAACTGGATACAATACGGACCTCAGGCCCGCTGACCGTGACAGATGACGGTACAACCCACCATATCCCGGCCGGGACGGAGGGCACCGTTGTGTATGTCCACGACCGGGCTGCGGCCTACGAAGTCGAATTTGTTCTTGCCCCCGGCTCTTACGGTCCCAATGACGAGATCCTAGATTATCCTGTGGAGTGCCTTGCTACCCTCACACCGGACCAGATTACGGAAAGGGCTCCCGATGCGTGA
- a CDS encoding DUF2213 domain-containing protein, whose translation MRYYTATQLSENMFTTPEGYLLCVGVPIARTGAMEYAAHEVPFGNGDGTVVVLRSEDVVFDPETISSFEGKSVTVDHPDEFVTPETWRELTVGLAQNVRRGVGEQRDLLLADLLITDKEAIALVRGGLREISCGYDAEYEGLGPNMGRQVDIRGNHIALVHHGRCGARCKINDKETPMGSKSTKGKAGFWDRLLSKPGFKKAMDEALEEERTSAKDESETEAGKDSPDEVEQQATDEDGLERIAAGVEEIKIMLRALVEGQGKTADEGAAEDEGQAQDEDQEQEDEPEQRPTGDRALSRPASTGRTGKSTRTADSDTLRRAAVLAPALRFRTGDSACTVKRTALRMAMGDAALEKVISSCLRGQSLDKADRVTVDAAFIAASELAAVGNNRRTADALTRATTKDFGKAVTPADINRMNREYHDKAQGK comes from the coding sequence ATGCGTTACTACACCGCCACCCAGCTTTCCGAGAACATGTTCACCACGCCCGAGGGCTACCTCCTCTGCGTTGGCGTACCTATCGCCCGAACCGGTGCCATGGAATACGCCGCCCACGAGGTGCCGTTTGGCAATGGAGACGGAACAGTGGTGGTGCTGCGGTCCGAGGATGTTGTCTTTGATCCGGAGACTATCTCCAGCTTTGAAGGCAAGTCCGTGACCGTGGATCATCCCGACGAGTTTGTGACCCCCGAGACCTGGCGCGAACTGACCGTTGGTCTGGCCCAGAACGTCCGGCGCGGGGTGGGAGAACAGCGGGATCTGTTGTTGGCGGATCTGCTCATCACCGACAAGGAGGCCATTGCTCTGGTTCGCGGGGGGCTGCGCGAAATATCGTGCGGGTATGACGCGGAATACGAAGGGCTGGGGCCGAATATGGGCAGGCAGGTGGACATCAGGGGTAACCACATCGCGCTGGTACATCATGGCCGATGTGGAGCCCGCTGCAAAATCAACGACAAGGAGACCCCCATGGGGAGCAAAAGCACAAAAGGGAAGGCCGGGTTTTGGGATCGCCTGTTGTCCAAGCCGGGATTCAAAAAGGCCATGGACGAGGCGCTGGAAGAAGAACGCACGTCTGCGAAGGATGAAAGCGAGACCGAAGCCGGAAAGGATAGCCCGGATGAAGTCGAACAGCAGGCCACCGATGAGGATGGTCTGGAACGGATTGCAGCCGGAGTGGAAGAAATCAAAATCATGCTGCGCGCCCTGGTCGAAGGGCAGGGCAAGACGGCCGATGAAGGTGCTGCGGAAGATGAAGGTCAGGCACAGGATGAAGACCAGGAGCAGGAAGACGAACCCGAACAGCGTCCCACCGGCGACCGGGCCTTGTCCAGACCGGCCAGCACCGGGCGGACCGGAAAATCCACACGTACGGCAGACAGTGACACGCTGCGTCGTGCCGCCGTCCTCGCACCGGCGCTGCGGTTCCGGACGGGCGATTCGGCTTGCACCGTCAAGCGCACTGCGCTGCGTATGGCCATGGGTGATGCCGCGCTGGAAAAGGTCATATCTTCCTGCCTGCGCGGCCAGAGTCTGGACAAGGCCGACCGGGTGACCGTGGACGCCGCATTCATTGCGGCAAGTGAGCTGGCCGCCGTTGGTAATAACCGGCGCACCGCCGATGCGCTCACGCGCGCCACGACAAAAGACTTCGGCAAGGCGGTAACGCCTGCAGACATCAACCGCATGAACCGTGAATACCACGACAAGGCACAGGGGAAATAG
- a CDS encoding structural cement protein Gp24, protein MTAYLERMPAGIPGDVTRKGNAVLEPNMMGAAALPFGAVIQLTGGKVAAIAAGGTVYGFLVRPYPMQSTETAMGAGAMPANASCDVMRSGYMAVTLKSGTPAKGAQVHVRVVAGAGRLVGDLEAAADGTDTMAVPGCFFMGASDANGITEIAYNV, encoded by the coding sequence ATGACCGCCTATCTGGAACGTATGCCCGCCGGGATTCCCGGCGATGTAACCCGCAAGGGAAACGCGGTGCTGGAACCCAACATGATGGGAGCCGCCGCGCTGCCCTTTGGGGCAGTGATACAGCTGACAGGCGGCAAGGTGGCCGCCATAGCCGCCGGAGGCACTGTTTACGGCTTTCTGGTGCGCCCTTACCCCATGCAGAGTACGGAAACCGCCATGGGAGCCGGGGCGATGCCTGCCAACGCTTCCTGCGATGTCATGCGTAGCGGGTATATGGCCGTTACCCTGAAGAGCGGCACCCCCGCAAAGGGCGCTCAGGTGCATGTGCGCGTGGTCGCCGGTGCCGGGCGCTTGGTTGGCGATCTGGAAGCCGCAGCGGACGGAACGGATACCATGGCCGTGCCCGGCTGCTTCTTTATGGGCGCATCGGATGCCAACGGCATCACCGAGATCGCCTACAACGTCTAG
- a CDS encoding DUF2184 domain-containing protein: MYTFDKRTVDSAGAFMVGELERLDKTLHAPLTSVTWNRDIDLRSDVTIADEASSFTNSSFGAAGGVNPGGKNWVGKNSTQIAGIALDIDKTAQPLRLWAMELGFSIPELAAAEQLGRPIDTQKYEGLRLKHNMDADEMVYVGDSLVGATGLCNHAGITPEGVTTTWATATGDQILDDVNGLVEETWKAAGYAVCPTHLLLAPRKFALLSRPITAAGSMSIMEYISTQCISNAINGQPLKIHPVKWLTGRGAGGVDRAVAYTKGEQFVRFPMVPLQRTPVENRSLYQITTYFGRLGEVEFVYPETVGYADGM, from the coding sequence ATGTATACGTTCGACAAACGCACAGTTGATTCCGCCGGCGCATTCATGGTCGGTGAACTGGAGCGCCTGGACAAGACGCTGCACGCTCCGCTGACCAGTGTAACCTGGAACCGTGATATCGACCTGCGCAGCGATGTGACCATCGCGGATGAAGCCAGTTCGTTTACCAACAGCTCGTTCGGGGCCGCAGGTGGCGTGAACCCCGGCGGCAAAAACTGGGTGGGTAAGAACTCCACCCAGATTGCGGGCATCGCCCTGGACATCGACAAGACAGCGCAGCCTCTGCGTCTGTGGGCAATGGAACTCGGCTTCTCCATCCCGGAACTGGCTGCCGCCGAGCAGCTCGGCCGTCCCATTGATACGCAGAAGTATGAAGGACTCAGGCTGAAGCACAACATGGACGCAGACGAGATGGTCTATGTGGGCGACTCCCTGGTCGGTGCCACGGGCCTGTGCAACCACGCGGGGATTACTCCCGAAGGCGTGACCACGACATGGGCAACCGCCACCGGCGACCAGATTCTGGACGATGTAAACGGGTTGGTTGAAGAAACCTGGAAGGCCGCAGGATACGCGGTGTGCCCCACGCACCTTCTGCTTGCTCCCCGCAAGTTCGCGCTGCTCAGCCGCCCCATAACCGCTGCGGGCAGTATGAGCATCATGGAATATATCAGCACCCAGTGCATCTCCAATGCCATCAACGGCCAGCCTCTCAAGATTCATCCCGTTAAATGGCTCACCGGACGCGGCGCTGGCGGCGTGGACCGGGCCGTGGCCTACACCAAGGGTGAACAGTTCGTCCGCTTCCCCATGGTGCCGCTGCAGCGCACCCCCGTGGAAAATCGCAGTTTGTACCAGATCACCACCTACTTCGGCCGTCTGGGCGAGGTGGAGTTCGTATACCCCGAAACCGTCGGTTACGCGGACGGCATGTAA
- a CDS encoding DUF4054 domain-containing protein: MGITVAEFRASFPQFGEEQFPDGRVTFWIGLAAKQLAEDRWDELWPEGVCLYAAHHLTLERAATLSSDGTGGMQAAAGAVVSKSKSVGSVSTSESRAGAAATGSPEAGHWNDTIYGKQYWQLAKLVGAGGLVV, encoded by the coding sequence ATGGGCATCACCGTTGCCGAGTTCCGTGCCAGCTTCCCCCAGTTCGGGGAAGAGCAGTTCCCCGATGGCCGGGTTACCTTCTGGATCGGTCTGGCCGCCAAGCAGCTTGCCGAGGACCGTTGGGACGAGCTGTGGCCGGAGGGCGTGTGCCTGTATGCGGCGCACCACCTTACTCTGGAGCGGGCCGCCACGCTGTCCTCGGACGGCACGGGCGGCATGCAGGCGGCAGCGGGCGCGGTGGTGTCCAAAAGCAAATCCGTGGGGTCCGTGAGCACATCGGAAAGCCGTGCCGGTGCAGCCGCCACAGGCAGCCCGGAGGCCGGGCACTGGAACGACACGATCTACGGCAAGCAATACTGGCAGTTGGCGAAACTCGTCGGAGCCGGTGGACTGGTGGTGTAG
- a CDS encoding phage neck terminator protein — MPNTSATGGYLALTSVAPLSIIEDALHDLIAGITGLQGSLIRPRWQPEPPRQPKPSETWCAFGIMDHAVSNFPEVRHVGAGDGSDEIITQSRLTVMVAFYGPEGDATTLLLRDGLHVAQNRAGLRAMGLAFESAGDVTRNPELVGNRWLPRSDMTIFFRRETRRTVATLNLQHCGCGILETDCDLSVPLGGGCAE, encoded by the coding sequence ATGCCTAACACCAGTGCCACAGGCGGGTATCTCGCCCTGACGTCCGTTGCACCGCTCTCCATCATTGAGGATGCCCTGCATGATCTTATCGCAGGCATTACCGGATTGCAGGGCAGCCTCATCAGGCCGCGTTGGCAGCCGGAGCCACCGCGCCAACCGAAGCCGAGCGAGACATGGTGTGCCTTCGGGATCATGGACCACGCCGTTTCAAATTTTCCAGAGGTGCGCCACGTCGGTGCCGGGGACGGCAGCGATGAGATCATTACCCAGTCGCGGTTGACGGTCATGGTCGCCTTCTACGGCCCTGAAGGCGACGCAACCACCCTGTTGCTACGGGACGGCCTGCATGTGGCGCAAAACCGCGCCGGGTTACGCGCCATGGGGCTGGCCTTTGAATCCGCCGGGGATGTAACCCGCAATCCGGAGCTGGTGGGTAACCGCTGGCTGCCCAGGTCGGACATGACAATTTTCTTCCGGCGTGAAACGCGCCGGACAGTCGCCACTCTCAACCTGCAACACTGCGGCTGCGGCATCCTGGAAACCGATTGTGATCTTTCGGTTCCCCTGGGCGGCGGCTGCGCGGAGTAA
- a CDS encoding DUF3383 domain-containing protein — protein sequence MASTLSVDRVVRVSVNLQPKAAQRRNFGVLCIAGSSDVIMPNERIRYYTGIDGVANDFGVDAPEYKAAELFFSQTPRPYILGIGRWIKADTPAYLIGGTVTQTAVSDWSGIADGAFGLVVNGTGITVDGLDFSGTTNMNGVAGVIAAALAADGATCTWEGDHFRVATIGTGAEQALGFAVAPGAGTDISAKLAVTEALALPLVAGMDAETPLECALELADHSGGWYGLTFADALTTAEHLAVSGYVEAASKSRMYAATVTDSRILSSTVTDDLASQLKALGRNRTFVQYSANQYAACSALGRAFTVNFNANRSTITLKFKQEPGVVAEGLTETQATTLTSKNCNVFAAYDNDTAILQEGVMSGGAFFDEIHGLDWLQNAVQTECYNALYQSKTKIPQTDAGVNRIVATISKVMKEGVNNGLIAPGMWNADGFGQLETGDYLPTGFYIYAQPVDDQPQSEREQRKAPPIQVAAKLAGAIHSVDVQIDVNR from the coding sequence ATGGCCTCTACGCTTTCCGTGGACCGCGTGGTCCGCGTATCGGTCAACCTGCAGCCCAAAGCAGCTCAGCGTCGCAATTTCGGCGTGCTGTGCATTGCGGGCAGCAGCGACGTCATTATGCCCAATGAGCGCATCCGTTACTACACCGGCATTGACGGTGTGGCCAACGACTTCGGCGTGGACGCGCCGGAGTACAAGGCTGCCGAGCTGTTCTTCAGTCAGACGCCGCGCCCCTACATTCTCGGCATCGGCCGCTGGATCAAGGCGGACACCCCTGCCTACCTCATTGGCGGCACGGTCACGCAGACGGCCGTATCGGACTGGTCCGGGATTGCGGATGGTGCGTTTGGGCTGGTCGTAAACGGTACCGGCATCACCGTGGACGGGCTGGACTTTTCCGGCACCACCAACATGAACGGCGTTGCCGGAGTCATTGCCGCAGCCTTGGCTGCAGACGGCGCAACCTGCACATGGGAAGGGGATCATTTCCGCGTCGCCACAATCGGCACCGGCGCGGAGCAGGCCCTCGGCTTTGCCGTGGCACCCGGAGCCGGAACGGACATCAGTGCCAAATTGGCTGTGACCGAAGCACTGGCGCTGCCGCTCGTCGCAGGCATGGACGCCGAAACGCCGCTGGAATGCGCGCTGGAACTGGCCGATCATTCCGGAGGCTGGTATGGCCTGACGTTTGCGGATGCTCTCACCACGGCGGAACATCTCGCTGTTTCCGGCTATGTAGAGGCTGCCTCCAAAAGCCGCATGTATGCAGCAACCGTGACGGACAGCCGCATCCTCTCCTCCACTGTGACGGATGATCTTGCCTCCCAGCTCAAGGCGCTGGGCCGTAATCGCACCTTCGTGCAGTACAGCGCCAACCAGTACGCAGCCTGCTCCGCTCTGGGCAGAGCGTTTACCGTTAACTTTAACGCCAACCGCTCCACCATCACGCTCAAGTTCAAGCAGGAACCCGGCGTGGTCGCAGAAGGATTGACCGAGACGCAGGCTACAACCCTGACCAGCAAGAACTGCAACGTGTTCGCCGCATACGACAACGACACGGCCATTTTGCAAGAAGGCGTCATGTCGGGCGGCGCATTCTTCGACGAGATCCACGGGCTGGACTGGCTCCAGAACGCCGTGCAGACCGAATGCTACAACGCCCTGTATCAGTCCAAAACCAAGATTCCGCAGACCGATGCAGGGGTAAACCGGATTGTCGCCACCATATCCAAGGTGATGAAGGAAGGCGTAAACAACGGCCTGATTGCCCCCGGCATGTGGAATGCCGACGGATTCGGCCAGTTGGAAACCGGCGACTACCTGCCCACCGGATTCTATATCTATGCACAGCCGGTGGACGACCAACCGCAGTCCGAGCGTGAACAACGCAAGGCACCTCCTATTCAGGTGGCTGCAAAGCTGGCTGGTGCCATCCACTCTGTCGATGTGCAGATCGACGTAAACAGATAG